The region CACATGCGAGGGTGGTCTGGAAAGGGAACTTGGACTGCCTCGTTGCGAAACTCTACAGGCCGGCAGGTCACAGTTCgttcattttttattggatTTCACTGTGCCTGCTCTCTGCTAGAGGAAATTTGCTGCAAAACTTGCTTTTCACAGCAAGTGCTCTAAAGAATTCTATGCATGAACTCCTGAGCACTACCACCATATGAATGTGGTTGAAGTAGATTGATTGAAATTCTCAAGTTGCTTTATTGATAAGAGCTGTAGTCTGATTTACCATCTTCATTTGGGTATGAAGTAAAGCCACCGTTAATGGGGCATTCTTCTTTGGCTCCAAGCTTCCCCATTAATGATGTGATGGAAGGTTGTATGGGGCATTGCGCATTTCTTGATACCACAATGAGTGCACATTAAAAGCCAGTTCAGATCAAAGTGGTAACAGCAGGCCAGACAAGAATGGGtagttttcacatttaaaaaaatcttaagtGATACAAAAAAATACTACACATTACACCTCAAAACTGGTAAATTGATCAAATTACTGGTTGCATTACAAAGGGAATTGGTTGAGTTGATTTGCTGTAAAGTCTCAATGCAAGATTTGTTGCATTGAATCCTAGAGATGACAGCAGGCATACTCAAGCTTGGTAACACACACTGGGAATTTCTTCTGAAATTACTCACTTGTTGCCTGATGACTGATCTGAACTGGTCTTAAGGTCCCCTGCAGTCTCTTGTCCTCCCCAGGGTAACGGCCGCACAGGCACTAGAGagaaacccatttaaaaatatctagAGCCCTGTACAGCTCAGATCTGGATCTGGTGAAATGGATGCAACCAACGTGTGGGGCCATATTTTCATTCCCTTGGAGGAAAGAGCtagattttattgttttttaaaactcattcaTTTGCTTTTGTCTTCTTACAGCTGCCAAGTATATTAAGATGTTTGTGCTGGATGAGGCTGATGAGATGCTGAGCAGAGGGTTCAAGGACCAGATCTACGAGATCTTCCAGAAGCTGGCCACGAACACGCAGGTGAGAGAAACCAAGGGTTTCCATCGGTTTACATCACATGAAGGCTGGTTCTGATGGGAGAAGTCATCAGCGGGTTTCACTTGTGGgatattttcagtttgaaataaTGCTGCATTCCAGACAGTCAGATGTGGGAAGTTCCGACTTCTGACCTCAAAAGTGTTCCAGGGATCGGTGCTCAGAGATGGTGtttaagcaacaaaaaaaaaagtctgaaccAGAGAAGCTGATGCTTGTTGGTGATTAACTGTGGTTATACACCTTTCTCTGTAAGCATAATGTTTTAGTATCCTGCCATATAGGAAATTTTACTCAACAATAGCTTAAAATTGTCTTGAGACGGTTGTTTACCATTCATGGTGTAGTTCACCATCCATGCCACTGTTTGTCTGACCTCATATGACACCTCGCTGAAGTCGGGTTTGTTGAATTCCGCCTGAGTTTCTAGTTGGAACTCCGATATCAAGTTTGGCTATCGGATGTCATATTTGGATATCATTGTTTAGCTTTTAACCTCAAGATTATAGTTTTGAATTGTGCCAAAGTACCATAGAAGTAAAGCTAATGTTACTTTTGACTCCAAATTTTCTATGAAGTGTTTGTAATTGCTTGTCAAACCGTTACTTATCCCTGCCACCAGGTGGTGCTGTTGTCTGCCACAATGCCCCTCGATGTGCTAGAGGTCACCAAGAAGTTCATGCGAGAGCCTGTGCGCATCCTGGTGAAGAAGGAAGAGCTGACGCTGGAGGGTATTCGCCAGTTCTACATCAACGTGGAGAAAGAGGTCAGCTTTCAACCCTCTACTGATGTCTCATGGGCCACCCTGCACATATTCAAACCTTACTATGGTTCACGTTTAACTGTCAGCACCCACAAATTAGAGTAGCTACTTGTCCTCCTCCTCAGTGATCTTGTAAATGGGACATTGCTTAAAAGAGAGTGTCAAAATGAGCATGCTGTCAGATCACTGCCTCCTGGAGCTGAACCAATAGGCATCAGCCTGCTTGTGTACTAATGCACAGTGGGCTATTCCCTGCTAATCCTGGATAACCACTGCTCTCCTCTCAAAGTGCAACCTACCAACCAGCCAAAATGTTTGACCAACAAACGGATGGGTGaagccttattttattttttataagtgAGACCAAACAAGTTTTACCCACCCCCTGTCACTGGGCAAGGCAGaatctgtgtgtggttctgagtCTTATATCTGGCAGGGGTATAGGAAGATATGTCCATATTCATCCCAGCCCACTCTGAACAGTGAGCACAGGCTGGTTCATGCTGTGGACACAGATGTctgctgtataaaaaaataataaaaagccctgttttttcctcttcagaCTTTTCAGAGCCTTTCCCTCAACTCTgggcaaatcaaatcaatttggTTTTGACAATGATTTTTCCCTTGTTTGCTTGTGAAGTCTGCTTCTGGGCTTATGAGGAATACATgctaaataatattaatagctTCTGAAGGGATGATCGATCAAGCCATGATACGCAACTTTGTGAAAGGGATTTATGTATCATTCTGTGATACAGCCAGAATGTAGTGATTTTTCCAGTGTGGTATTGAGCAGTGTGTCATAGAActgggtaaaataaataaagtttgggTTAGTGCTCTTAGGGCAACTGAATGTTTTAGCGGAGCTGTCTACATGGTCACGTCAGCAGTTTACTATGCTCATGTCACCCCGCAAGCTTATTCAGgtagttacaaaaaaaaaaaaaaacacactttcagaCAATAGCCTTTATGGTGACCCCCCCAAAAGTGAACCCTTTGGAGTAGGGGCTTGCATGTAAGAACAAAGGCAAAACTGCACATTGTGTAAAAAGCCTAAATTTTCTAAACCCCTTGCTttgactgttcctcctgagagAACTAAGAGGCTAAAGCAAGTGACcagtcaagcattcaggcctccGCTACAACTGTCAGTCCGACCTGTAGTTCATACAGATTTATCTTTCACCGGTTAAGGCCCCCTCATCTCGTCAGCCCCTGCCAGTGCTCTGATGCCGGGGCTAATCTCTTCCTGCATGTGTTTTAAGGAGTGGAAGCTGGACACCCTGTGTGACCTGTACGAGACCCTGACCATCACTCAGGCCGTCATCTTCATCAACACCCGGCGGAAGGTCGACTGGCTGACCGAGAAGATGCACGCCAGAGACTTCACCGTCTCTGCCTTGGTAAGAAACGCCACATCCCTTGACTGGTGGGCCTTTTCCTGGTTAATCAGTTAGTACCTGTTTTCAAAACCCAAATGTCTCTGGTGTCTACTAGTATTTGGCTGTATTGCTGAAACTGAGCATAATTTCTCCCGAGGACAACCTCATTGAGTGATGTAGGGGATTGGCCTTTagctccccccaaccccaccccctgtcaCTGGGCAAGGCATTGTCTCTGAGTGGCACTGAGTCTTATATCTggcagggggagaggaagatgTCCATATTCATCCCAGCCCACTCTGAACAGTGAGCATAGGCTGGTTCATGCTGTGGACACAGACGCCCGTATGCTGACTTggtgtctttgttgttttggggtttgccTGGACCTGCAGTTGACTTGTGTTTCTGTTGAGCAGCACGGAGACATGGACCAGAAGGAGCGCGACCTGATCATGAGGGAGTTCCGCTCAGGGTCCAGCAGAGTCCTCATCACCACTGACCTGCTGGTGAgtccgcgcgcacacacactcacattcttaCGCACACGCACTCCAAAACAGCGACTATTCTGATGCAAGCTGCCAGTTGGCAGGGCAAGATTTTGTCAGCGATCGTAAGAGCTCTGTGGGCCATGAATTTACCTTGTAGTGTTATGTCTAGTAAAggaaagttaatttttttttttttactgattaaTCCAGAAAAACCACATCCCTGAGGGTGtggaaaaatgacaaatttggCACCGTTTGACATCCCTGGGGTGCATATAAGCATTTCGGTTAGTTTTGAACCCCCCAAAGTTCCCTGTCCCCTCagcgtgtctgtgctgcaggaggaacGTAGATCTTTGGTAGATGAGCtttgctgctctccacagtgaCCGGGCCCatctcactccctctcactACTATAAAGCAGCTCACAACCCTTCATTCAGGGGCACACAGTTCTGCTCCTGTCTTCCATTCCAAGCCTGCTTTCATTGGAATATTCCTGCGGTACATTCTAAATGGCTGTAAAGACCAGTGCTGGTCCACCCATGTATCAGACCACACTAATTCCTTTTCATCAAGGGTGCATGTAAGGCTGAATTTATCATGTCAGATCAAGTGATTGAATGGTCTAATAGAGCTGGAGCTGGCATGAAATCCCTAAATGGATTGCCCCTAGTTGTGCACTCCTGCCTTAATATATGCCTACAGCAGTGTTGGGAtcctgttcctgtgtctgtTATTGGACTCCAGGAAGATGTATGGTCTGCCATGTCATTCAtgtgatctgacattttagatttaatttattgGCAAGCTCATGAATGAtagctgaagactgttcttgttcTTGAGATTAAatgttctgcttttatttaatttgcatgtgAGCTTGCAGGGGCCTGTACAGTTAAGTGGCAATTTGAATCAGAGTAATTGGTGATAAATGTGCCCCCtaataaatgtcaaatttgcGCTGGTTTACTGGAGAGGTTTAGCTTTACACACTAGCTTTTTACTTTAATTGAACTATGCCCCTTAAGAAGTGGCTGCTGACCGTTTAACCAAATGCTAACGTTTGCCGTTTGTCTTACCAGGCCAGAGGAATTGATGTACAGCAGGTGTCCCTGGTCATCAATTACGACCTTCCTACCAACCGTGAAAACTACATTCACAGGTGAGGCCAGATCAGTTTTATGATATGCCTATGTTTTGGTGAAGTCCATATTGAGCCATGTTGAAACagccttgggggtgggggtggggggggggagtgtgcatttatgtgtttggatttgtttttcatttttatatatttacagttgacatattaaatgttttttaccTCGGCTGCCagaccctgttcctgaagatttaccctcctgttggttttcactccaaccctaacaaaacaccCCGTTTGACAGCTAGAGGTCTCATTAAGCTAATGGGTAGAATTGGGTGTGCTTTAcaagggttgaaatgaaaacctacaggatggtagctCTCCAGGAGCAGTTTATACATTCCTACTTGTCttttcagtacattttatatgtacTTGCTaatgattcccccccccccatgtctgtTCCTTCAGGATTGGCCGAGGGGGTCGTTTCGGCAGAAAAGGGGTGGCCATCAACATGGTGACTGAAGACGACAAACGCACACTTCGTGACATCGAGAGCTTCTACAACACCACCGTGGAGGAGATGCCCATGAACGTGGCCGACCTGATCTAGAAATGTCCACTGAACCCCCTCACAGGAGATCACGCTCTtgtcccccaccccaccagacACAAGCATCCTTTAACCTCTCCAAAGACCTCCTCCCTTCTCCAAATTTGTGCTTTGATGCAAATGCAGAAGCCATAAATGTCCCCCTTGGGACTGTGGATTCTATTACACGCTGCTGCCGTTGAATAAAATCCACAGTTCTCTAGGCTGGCATCAGAACCTGGCCAGTGTGTTCATCCATTATTCATTTAGTCACCTTGCCTTTCCAggatatattttttctctctcctgaaaCTCTTAATCTCCGCCACCCCCTTCCTACGCATTAATATTCCGGAATTTTCAGCACCCGTTGGAGCACTTTGAGCCTCCAGGTGGTGCAAAGAAAATGGACGCCCTTATAGGCCAGTAAAAGTGGCATCACATCCCCCATAATGGCTCCATGATGGCCGCTCTTCAGTGGTTCCACTGCCCTTCGTTTTCTCTGACTTCCCCAACACTGGTGTGTTACTGTTGCAACTGTCTGGGGGTGTTGTAATGGAGGGGAAAAATGGGGTcattgcacaattttttttttttcaatatacattattacatatgaatgtttttacagtattcaataaatgatttaaaaaaatgaacagtgagTCAAAGTTTGCTGTGCAGGGTTATAAAGACGAGCAATTTTCAGGCTTGAGCTGTCTCAGTCCCGGTATTGTTTTAccattagttttttatttttaatctaaaAAGTTATACCATGCGATTTGTAGATTAAAATTTTCTATTGGGAGTGGGGTGGGACACGAGGGGCAGTGGACCTGCAGAAATGTGGTCATCAGAAGAAAATGCCATTTGAGCTGTGTGTTTACAAGTTTTGTTTTAACTTTAAAAGTATGAAATGGTGACGTGTAGTATTTCTGCTTTTGATATTGTGTAGTCTTAAATAATGTCCCAAGCTAAAAATGGATgagtttaaatattaaatttaagaTTAAAAAGGACACTGCTCATTACCGCCAGGGGTGCTTTTAGTGGTCTCGAGATTTTTAGAGGATGGGGTCCTACATCTGTACTGTGGAAGTGGTGCCAGACTCTGAAAGGTGTTTGGACTCCTGCAGCAAACccatataaacatgcacaccGCCTCAATATTCACATATACATCATTTTACAAATTTGCGGGTGGGGTGCAACTTCAATAAAACTGCGAATGAACAAAAACTATGAATTGGTTTGTTTATATAAATGTCACCACcgtttcttttcccccctcttgATCTGCATACTCCAGTATCTTGCTAGTGCTGTTGTAATACTTGGGTCTTGGGGGGAGAAGAGCAGAGAAACCTGGATCAATAAGTTTTGGGTGATGCAATCTAAATCCCACCAACAATCAGTCTTGGCTATGACCACTGTCTTCAGAATTCTTTTGATTAAACATGTTCTGAACCGATGATGAAAGTGGAACACGAGTACAAAGTAAAATGGGGTGTGTCACCTTGGTAACCTACCTCAATATGACAGGATGTTTAGGGAGGGGTCTCTGCTGTATGGACCAAACCAATTTtgagtattacatttttttgttttaaaaatgaatgggaggggACAGACTGGGAGTTTCATTGaatttattgtgaaaatgttaGCCTGTTTTTGAGACAGAAGCcatgtattaatttttttctacattGGATTCTGTATAGTATTTATTCAGCggtcttaaaataaaaatgacatccTCTTGTTCCTTTTTAGAGTTATATTGTTTCTGTAATGTCTGATTTGGTTGAGCACTCTCTGCCTGACTTCCCCCATTTGGTTTTTAAGACCAAATGCTGCAATGGGGCTAACAGGAACTAGCACCTGATGGAGAGAAGTTTCCAAGCGCTGTTTTTTTAGGGTTCCCAATAAGAGCAATAGTTACCTGGACAGTGGTCAGGCTTCTGTCACAATACCTGCTTCCACTACCTACTTCCTATTAAGCAGgtgagaaaatatttatttgccaaCACTTAATGACGTGTGAAAGCTTTTGAgctaaaaaaaagagtaaaagaaGCCGGCGGGTATGGTATGCATCTATTAGTGAAATTAACAAGATAATTGTCAGAAATCAAGCACTTACCCTTTAATGAATAGTACCGCTGTTTCAGTTGGATTATACTCAATATATGCTAGCCTGGTGACATGCTGAGTatcaattatttcattatttgaatTAGATGTTGGTGGttatttttggtgtgttttttttttttgacaattctATAAGTGTTACACCATCTCGGTTGTAAGATTTAACCTGGTCAATCAAGGCCATTCCAACTTAATTCAAGGGAACAACGGCTGCATTTCCATCGTCAGGCCAGCCAGGGTGAGCCAAAACCTTGAGTGATGCACCCATATCCTCATGCCAAAGATTCAGACTGTTGGCTCATTCTTGTCTACTGTAGTGGCAAGCATAGGTGCAAGCATCACTCTAAATCCCTCCCACGCAACGGGACTCTCGGTCAGCCGTGTGCTCATTATGGCAAACTTCTGCTCTCTGCATACTCCTGGGTGGGTGGGCAGGGCCAAGTGCCACCAGTCTGGTTTTGGAAAGACAGTGGGGATACCCTGGGGCTTCCTGGCCCTTTGCTGAAATTCATGGCTCTTAGTTCCTATTTTGTAGCCCAGGGAAGTCAagctccagccctggagggccaccATGTCTGCTGGTTTACGCTATTTTTCAGCAAGAGTGATTaaaatcattgattggctaaagagtccacacaccttgttctcaatgCCTCAATTGGCTGCtggttgaaaggaaaccacaaatacctgcagccCTCTGAGGACTGGAGGTTGACACCTTTTCTAGTCCAAGGCTCATATCTCCCAAGTGGAAAAGTGGGACAGTTGCACATGAAGTGCTGGTTGGCCGTATTAGAGGCAGGGAGCTTAAGCAAGTGGGAGGCAAGTAAAAGGCCTGCCAAGGTCTTTCTGCCCTGTGACGGATGGCTATGAGGCCACAGGCATTTACATGACAACGGcagaggaaaaggagagagaatggAGCGGTATTCAATCAGTTTGTCAAGAACTTTCTCAACAACCcccatctgtttttgttttctgctgctatcccctttttctctgtcttcttTCTGACCTTACTCAGCTCATTTTGCCTcgtctttattttttccccccatctaTCATTTTCAGTCTCTGGGActttttgttacaaaaaaaacttattcTCATATTTTTTCCAATCTGTATTTGATTGCTAGGAACTTTAAAAACgaatttaaaatatacttttccTTTTTAAGAGGCCCACTCATTTCACACCTTGAAACACACTAATTACAAAATGCAGATGcaagattttctttctttgcccatGAAAACTATTGACTTTGTTTTCCTCCTATAAATACAGGCAAAAAGTTTTAATGTTTCAGGGAAGTTACTAATCTAATAAACTCATGTCAATGTTTAAGCTCTCAAAGGTATCAATCATGACGAAAGAGTACTATCTACAATCTTACAAATTGTTAATGAAATTCAAGCTTATCTAGAGACACTTGCACCCACTCTTCACATTCATCCCCACAAGAAGAGCAGCACACAATCCAATGGCATACAGTGGCTTCAGAAAtttattcacccccccccccccaatattttaatgcataGAAATATTTTTACCCAACATAATAAATTCAGCTCATTTATGATacaaaaattatattcaatatttttttatataaaaggtATTTCTAATTTATAAGAGTATTCAAATCCTCACCCTTCCACCCAACAATTACAGATctgagtcttcttgggtatttATGTTCTCTAAATGAGGCCTCAGGTATGACTTAATGTTGGCCTTTTTCATAAGTGACTTCCATCTTTACCCACGCTCCCAAAATCTGTGGAGTACTTAAGAGATTGTTGATCTCTGGACAGTTTCTcccatttcagccaatgagcCCTGCAGTTCTGTTAATGTTGTAGCTATTTTCTTGGTCACTTTTCTAGCAATTGTCCATCTCATCCCCGTTTTTCTTGCCCAGTTTGGTATGACAGCCTAATCTTGGGATGTGTCTGGGTTGtgccatatttttctttttttttaaatctcaagtTAAACTTCTCAAGTTCCACAACAGTTCCTCAGCCTTCCTGACATGTCTGATCTGATCTACTGTTTTAGTTGTGGACCTCACAAAGTCTGTGGTATTCTGAAATCACTTTATGACATCTCTCAAGAAAATGGAACACCTCTGGCTCAAATTAGGTTGTTAATACAAAGCAGGTGAATTCTTATCTGAAATCAATTCCAGAATTTATATGATTCAGAGGACATCTATActtgcacattttaatttgacttttcAACACAGCAAAGGGTGTCTTACCAAACTGGGCAAGAGAAACTTGGATGAGAAGGGCAATTGCTAGAAGTAATCAATGAGTGGTGAAAACTTTCTGAAGGAACTGTATCCGTCTCAGTCATTgatccacagaaaaaaaacacatagatGAACCTGTCctataaaatgtaataaccCTGCCCAGTTAACCTAGTTTTGATATTACAAGACAAGACATAGTTTCACatagttccccccccccccccataaaacaaacaaccatATCTGTTTGTCTATAGCCTATTTTAATAGGATTAAACTAGTAATTATATTCAactccatttttattaattggTGGGATAGCAATGTTTTGTGATTGTTACCTGGTAAACatgggtttattttttaagtagatcacaaacattcacatttattgaTGCACTTTTACTTGAAAATGCTACTGAGTACTACCTGAAACAAAATTTGTTGAGCTTATCCAGTCCATCGTTGTGCTTAATAGCACCTTATTTAAAATGGAGAAGCTTTGTGATGCCAACAGAAACTAAAATGTCTCACTTAATGTCTCACTAAGTAGGTGTTACTGAGGAGCAAATTAGGTCTGATTTTAcgatggtgaggggggggggcacacattTTATGTGACACATTAAATCCACCCAGATAAAACATAGATTTTCTTGTCGGTCTGCTCGTTTTTTCCAGGAATATATCTTTGTGAGTATACACAGAATTATCCAAATGTGTTAACACATCACAGATCCCCCGTCCACTCAACAGACCCTCACTAAAACTTAATTCCCCTCCTTCCACTCCTGCTAACATGATAGGATTTCCATGGGTTCATTGCTGAACACACTTGTTAAAAGACTTACATATTTGTGGAATGCAAATCTCAACTAACCCTTTATGAGTTTCAGTTGTTTACATCATTATCTGA is a window of Anguilla rostrata isolate EN2019 chromosome 9, ASM1855537v3, whole genome shotgun sequence DNA encoding:
- the eif4a1b gene encoding eukaryotic translation initiation factor 4A1B, coding for MSADYEERPRDNGPEGMEPEGVIESNWNEIVDSFDDMNLRETLLRGIYAYGFEKPSAIQQRAILPCIKGYDVIAQAQSGTGKTATFAISILQQIDTELKGTQALVLAPTRELAQQIQKVILALGDYMGASCHACIGGTNVRNEVQKLQAEAPNIVVGTPGRVFDMLNRKFLSAKYIKMFVLDEADEMLSRGFKDQIYEIFQKLATNTQVVLLSATMPLDVLEVTKKFMREPVRILVKKEELTLEGIRQFYINVEKEEWKLDTLCDLYETLTITQAVIFINTRRKVDWLTEKMHARDFTVSALHGDMDQKERDLIMREFRSGSSRVLITTDLLARGIDVQQVSLVINYDLPTNRENYIHRIGRGGRFGRKGVAINMVTEDDKRTLRDIESFYNTTVEEMPMNVADLI